From Triticum aestivum cultivar Chinese Spring chromosome 4A, IWGSC CS RefSeq v2.1, whole genome shotgun sequence, a single genomic window includes:
- the LOC123083210 gene encoding uncharacterized protein produces the protein MKQAAISHKLKPELVEPPPDSDLQQDRATSRNSTITMASPHVSQNCRRHAIIICQKLHRRPSSRPCMQVNRSISPHWPRPPLIVSALFAATSEGSSGGLQEEGGGRGGVAGPAVVLRADGGVDDAARWSKPSERERGDRFIVHRERTWYSAGLYVDPVPSAALPPTPPCFLRTEEWPD, from the exons ATGAAGCAGGCAGCGATCTCCCACAAGCTCAAACCCGAGTTGGTCGAGCCACCTCCCGACAGCGATCTGCAGCAGGACCGTGCCA CAAGCAGAAACTCCACCATAACAATGGCGTCGCCCCATGTATCTCAGAACTGCCGCCGTCACGCCATCATCATTTGCCAGAAACTTCACCGACGCCCGTCGTCACGACCCTGCATGCAGGTCAATAGGAGCATCTCCCCGCACTGGCCTCGACCGCCTCTCATCGTCTCTGCACTCTTTGCTGCTACATCAGAGGGATCCAGTGGTGGATTGCAGGAGGAAGGTGGGGGACGTGGTGGAGTAGCTGGGCCAGCGGTGGTCCTCCGGGCCGATGGTGGGGTAGACGACGCGGCGCGCTGGTCCAAACCATCTGAGAGGGAGCGCGGGGATCGGTTCATTGTCCATCGCGAGCGGACCTGGTATTCCGCTGGTTTGTACGTTGACCCGGTGCCCAGTGCTGCGCTGCCACCGACACCGCCCTGCTTCCTCCGGACAGAGGAGTGGCCGGACTAG